A region of Curvibacter sp. AEP1-3 DNA encodes the following proteins:
- the rlmD gene encoding 23S rRNA (uracil(1939)-C(5))-methyltransferase RlmD, with amino-acid sequence MTDVQNNDMVPPKPLPEGWLAVKSLDLEAQGVAHRPDGKVVFIEGALPFEVVSAQMHRSKASFEKGTLTEIHTESSQRVQPACPHFGLHEGACGGCKMQHLHVGAQVAVKQRVLEDNLWHIGKLKPDNVVRPIEGPAWGYRYRSRLSVRFVRKKGAVLIGFHERKSRYVADMKVCPVLAPRVSAMLLPLRQLIESMDAVETIPQLELAMGDMGTSQDSQAGVIALVMRHMEPLSEADKSRLRAFAATQPGLQWWLQPKGPETIHRLDELPGHETGDLAYTLPDYGITMPFRPTDFTQVNPHINRVLVSRALGLLQVQKTERVIDWFCGLGNFTLPLATQAREVLGVEGAESLVARSRENLTFNSKQKQALAPDAPALAATKFVARNLFEMTPELLIADGTADKWLIDPPREGAYALVQALAALHQQPELRKGWTPPRRIVYVSCAPSTLARDAGVLVNEAGYTCIKAGVVNMFPHTAHVESIAVFELQG; translated from the coding sequence ATGACAGACGTACAAAACAACGACATGGTTCCCCCAAAGCCGCTGCCCGAAGGCTGGCTGGCTGTTAAATCTCTCGATCTCGAAGCCCAGGGCGTGGCCCACCGCCCCGATGGCAAAGTGGTGTTCATTGAAGGCGCTTTGCCCTTTGAGGTGGTGAGTGCACAAATGCACCGCAGCAAAGCCAGTTTCGAGAAAGGCACGCTCACCGAGATCCACACCGAATCTTCCCAACGGGTGCAGCCTGCCTGCCCGCACTTTGGCTTGCATGAAGGCGCCTGCGGTGGCTGCAAGATGCAGCATTTGCATGTGGGGGCTCAGGTGGCTGTCAAACAGCGGGTGCTGGAAGACAACCTCTGGCACATCGGCAAGCTTAAGCCGGACAACGTGGTGCGCCCCATCGAAGGCCCGGCCTGGGGCTACCGCTACCGCTCGCGCCTGTCAGTGCGCTTTGTGCGAAAAAAGGGGGCAGTGCTGATCGGCTTCCACGAGCGCAAGAGCCGCTATGTGGCTGACATGAAGGTCTGCCCGGTGCTGGCGCCCCGCGTGAGTGCCATGTTGCTGCCGCTTCGCCAATTGATTGAGTCCATGGATGCAGTGGAAACGATTCCCCAGCTCGAGCTTGCCATGGGCGACATGGGCACCAGCCAGGACAGCCAGGCCGGCGTCATCGCCCTGGTGATGCGCCACATGGAGCCGCTGTCGGAGGCCGACAAGAGCCGCCTGCGCGCCTTTGCGGCCACCCAGCCCGGCCTGCAATGGTGGCTGCAGCCCAAAGGGCCGGAGACCATCCACCGCCTGGACGAGCTGCCCGGCCATGAAACCGGCGACCTGGCCTACACCTTGCCGGATTACGGCATCACCATGCCGTTCCGCCCCACGGACTTCACCCAGGTGAACCCGCACATCAACCGGGTGCTGGTGTCCCGCGCGCTGGGGCTTTTGCAGGTGCAGAAGACCGAGCGGGTGATTGACTGGTTCTGCGGGCTGGGCAACTTCACCCTGCCGCTGGCCACGCAGGCGCGCGAAGTGCTGGGCGTTGAGGGCGCGGAGTCGTTGGTAGCCCGCTCGCGTGAGAATCTGACCTTCAATTCCAAGCAAAAACAGGCTCTGGCGCCCGATGCACCTGCGCTGGCAGCTACCAAATTCGTAGCGCGCAACCTGTTTGAGATGACGCCGGAGCTACTGATTGCCGATGGCACTGCCGACAAGTGGCTGATCGACCCGCCTCGCGAAGGCGCTTACGCCTTGGTGCAAGCTTTGGCAGCCCTGCACCAGCAGCCGGAGCTGCGCAAAGGCTGGACGCCGCCCCGGCGCATCGTCTACGTCAGCTGTGCACCTTCTACGCTGGCGCGCGATGCTGGTGTCTTGGTTAATGAGGCGGGCTACACCTGCATCAAGGCCGGGGTGGTGAATATGTTCCCCCATACCGCCCACGTGGAAAGCATTGCAGTGTTTGAGCTGCAGGGCTGA
- a CDS encoding sigma-70 family RNA polymerase sigma factor has translation MAPNPALADDDDSVNGEGVEQDLEPNSPLAPDPSARTAPDFIAKEALTAEEDPSTLEQGPDALSVYLRGVRRTPLFTPEQEFEVATRARAGDFAARQSMIEHNLRLVISIAKGYAGRGVPMSDLIEEGNLGLMHAIDKFEPERGFRFSTYATWWIRQSVDRALMYQGRAVRLPVNVVREVQQVLRARRLLENDAVLLAQRPEGIRVEDIAALLGRDAVDVTDLLAMAEAPRSLDARNDAGGDEHSLGDSLADTLAAAPDSTALAHEVDALLEQWIATLNPREQEVLEARFGLHDRDPETLETLSERLGLTRERVRQIQNEALFKLKRYLARRGIKREFLM, from the coding sequence ATGGCCCCTAACCCCGCCCTTGCCGATGATGACGACAGTGTCAACGGCGAGGGTGTGGAGCAGGATTTAGAGCCAAACAGCCCCCTGGCGCCCGATCCTTCTGCGCGTACAGCTCCTGATTTCATAGCAAAAGAAGCGCTGACCGCGGAGGAAGACCCGTCCACCCTCGAGCAGGGTCCTGACGCATTGTCGGTCTACCTGCGCGGGGTGCGCCGGACCCCGCTGTTTACCCCTGAGCAGGAGTTTGAAGTGGCGACCCGTGCGCGTGCCGGCGACTTTGCCGCCCGCCAAAGCATGATCGAGCACAACCTGCGCCTGGTGATCAGCATCGCCAAGGGGTATGCGGGGCGGGGAGTGCCTATGTCCGACCTGATTGAAGAGGGCAACCTCGGGCTTATGCATGCCATCGACAAGTTTGAGCCCGAGCGCGGGTTTCGCTTTTCCACCTACGCCACCTGGTGGATACGCCAGTCGGTAGACCGCGCGCTCATGTACCAAGGCCGAGCCGTGCGCTTGCCGGTGAACGTGGTGCGCGAGGTGCAGCAGGTGCTTCGCGCGCGCCGCCTGCTGGAGAATGATGCCGTTCTTTTGGCTCAGCGGCCTGAGGGCATCCGGGTGGAAGACATTGCCGCACTGCTTGGGCGGGATGCCGTGGATGTGACCGACCTGCTGGCCATGGCGGAGGCGCCGCGTTCGCTGGATGCCCGCAATGACGCAGGCGGCGATGAGCATTCCTTGGGCGACAGCCTTGCTGACACCTTGGCTGCAGCCCCGGACAGTACGGCGTTAGCCCATGAGGTGGACGCCTTGTTGGAACAATGGATCGCAACCCTGAATCCGCGTGAGCAAGAGGTGCTGGAAGCTCGTTTCGGCCTGCATGACCGCGACCCGGAGACTCTGGAGACGCTGAGTGAGCGGCTGGGCTTGACCCGTGAGCGGGTGCGCCAGATCCAGAATGAGGCGCTGTTCAAACTCAAGCGCTATCTGGCGCGGCGCGGGATCAAGCGGGAGTTTCTGATGTGA
- a CDS encoding peptidoglycan DD-metalloendopeptidase family protein has product MVGSRSFWVGAMGTAVLVLAGCGSKPITRAPVEDRSNQAPQQSVSTDPRTQPVKQPPGFENAGKPGYYTVKPGDTLIRIGLESGQSHKDISRWNALDNPNKIEVGQVLRIVPPVANETVSAKPVVAATSTTTALPPASNPAPAASTAASAPAKAASAPASAPAATPAPVAASGGDDTVAWMWPGNGAVLTGFDEVKNKGVDIAGNAGDPVLAAAEGKVVYAGSGLRGYGNLIILKHNNTYLTAYAHNQTLLVKEDQTVKRGQKIAEMGNSDADRVKLHFEVRKQGKPVDPTKYLPAR; this is encoded by the coding sequence ATGGTGGGTTCGCGTAGTTTCTGGGTAGGTGCCATGGGCACCGCGGTGCTGGTGTTGGCCGGATGTGGTTCCAAGCCGATCACCCGTGCGCCAGTGGAAGACCGCTCCAACCAGGCGCCTCAGCAAAGCGTGAGCACCGACCCGCGCACCCAACCCGTGAAGCAGCCCCCAGGCTTTGAGAACGCAGGCAAGCCCGGCTACTACACCGTCAAGCCCGGTGACACCCTGATTCGCATCGGCCTGGAAAGCGGGCAGAGCCACAAGGACATCAGCCGCTGGAATGCACTGGATAACCCCAACAAGATTGAAGTCGGCCAGGTGTTGCGCATCGTGCCGCCGGTCGCAAACGAAACTGTCAGCGCCAAGCCGGTAGTCGCTGCTACCAGCACTACCACCGCATTGCCTCCGGCCAGCAACCCCGCTCCCGCTGCAAGCACTGCTGCCAGCGCTCCGGCCAAGGCGGCGTCTGCGCCGGCCAGCGCACCCGCTGCGACACCCGCGCCCGTCGCGGCCAGCGGTGGCGATGACACCGTGGCCTGGATGTGGCCCGGTAACGGTGCCGTATTGACCGGCTTCGATGAAGTCAAAAACAAAGGTGTGGATATTGCTGGTAACGCCGGCGATCCGGTGCTGGCTGCCGCGGAAGGTAAAGTGGTCTATGCGGGCTCCGGCTTGCGCGGTTACGGCAACCTGATCATTCTCAAGCACAACAACACCTACCTCACGGCCTACGCCCACAACCAGACCCTGCTGGTCAAAGAAGACCAGACCGTGAAGCGGGGACAGAAAATCGCCGAGATGGGCAACAGCGATGCCGACCGCGTCAAGCTGCACTTTGAAGTGCGCAAGCAGGGCAAGCCGGTAGACCCCACCAAATACCTGCCCGCCCGGTAG
- a CDS encoding protein-L-isoaspartate(D-aspartate) O-methyltransferase, with translation MKERPSFPARLDSTLAKNRPSAGGGIAPSAPRLVPIAKAPVIAPMVAKSKPVPKAIPVPQGLGMDSVAVRQRMVQKLAGQGVTDPLVLTAMGTIERHRFVDSALVNQAYEDTSLPIGLGQTISKPGVVSRMIELMRNGATGRMGRVLEIGTGCGYQAAVLSCVATEVYSIERLKGLHDKARDNLRHLRLPNLHLLFGDGMVGYAQGGPYAGIISAAGGDALPQAWIDQLAVGGRLVAPMVHSGGQALLVVDKTPQGLRQSILEAVHFVPLKSGVA, from the coding sequence ATGAAGGAAAGGCCTTCCTTTCCAGCGCGCCTGGACAGCACATTGGCCAAAAACCGCCCGAGCGCCGGAGGGGGCATCGCACCTTCGGCGCCCAGACTGGTGCCGATAGCCAAAGCGCCCGTCATCGCACCCATGGTTGCCAAGTCCAAACCGGTCCCCAAAGCCATTCCGGTGCCGCAAGGGCTGGGTATGGACTCAGTGGCCGTGCGTCAGCGTATGGTGCAAAAGTTGGCCGGGCAAGGTGTGACGGACCCCTTGGTGCTCACTGCCATGGGGACGATAGAGCGGCATCGTTTTGTGGACAGCGCCCTGGTCAATCAGGCGTATGAAGACACCAGTTTGCCCATCGGTCTGGGGCAGACAATCTCCAAGCCCGGCGTGGTGTCCCGCATGATTGAGCTGATGCGCAATGGCGCTACAGGCCGCATGGGTCGGGTGCTGGAAATCGGCACCGGCTGCGGCTACCAGGCTGCGGTGCTTAGCTGTGTCGCCACCGAGGTGTACAGCATCGAGCGGCTCAAGGGCCTGCACGACAAGGCACGCGACAACCTGCGCCATTTGCGTTTGCCCAACCTGCACCTCTTATTCGGTGATGGCATGGTGGGCTACGCCCAGGGCGGGCCCTATGCAGGCATCATTTCCGCTGCGGGCGGCGATGCTTTGCCCCAAGCCTGGATCGACCAATTGGCGGTTGGTGGCCGTCTGGTTGCGCCGATGGTGCATTCGGGCGGACAAGCCTTGCTGGTCGTCGACAAGACGCCACAAGGCCTGCGCCAGAGCATTCTGGAGGCGGTGCACTTTGTGCCCCTAAAATCGGGCGTTGCCTGA
- the surE gene encoding 5'/3'-nucleotidase SurE: MKILISNDDGYQAAGIVALYEALKDIAEVEVIAPEQNNSAKSNALTLHSPLYVHRASNGFRYVNGTPADCVHIALTGLLDYRPDLVVSGINNGANMGDDTIYSGTVGAAMEGFLFGIPAIAFSQVERDWVHLQSAALKAREMVLAMHQQQMITTAPWLLNVNIPNLPLEQIGSTRLCRLGKRHAAEKVIKQQSPRGETMFWIGAAGPVMDDAEGTDFHATAQGHVAVTPLKVDLTDHANLGYWAQTVSRISAAPV; this comes from the coding sequence ATGAAAATTCTCATTTCCAACGACGACGGTTACCAGGCGGCAGGCATCGTGGCTCTGTACGAAGCACTCAAAGACATCGCAGAAGTCGAAGTCATTGCCCCAGAGCAAAACAACAGTGCCAAATCGAATGCACTGACCTTGCATTCCCCCTTGTACGTGCACCGTGCCTCCAATGGATTCCGCTATGTCAATGGCACTCCCGCCGACTGTGTGCACATTGCGCTGACGGGCTTGTTGGATTACCGCCCCGACCTGGTGGTCTCCGGGATCAACAATGGCGCCAATATGGGCGACGACACCATTTATTCCGGCACCGTGGGCGCAGCTATGGAGGGCTTTTTGTTCGGGATTCCTGCCATCGCTTTTTCGCAGGTTGAGCGTGATTGGGTGCACTTGCAGTCCGCCGCACTCAAGGCGCGCGAGATGGTTTTGGCCATGCACCAGCAGCAGATGATTACCACTGCGCCCTGGTTGCTCAACGTCAACATTCCCAACCTCCCCTTGGAGCAAATCGGTAGTACTCGCCTTTGCCGCTTGGGCAAACGCCACGCCGCTGAAAAAGTCATCAAGCAACAAAGCCCCCGGGGCGAAACCATGTTCTGGATTGGTGCGGCCGGCCCGGTGATGGATGACGCCGAAGGCACTGATTTCCATGCCACTGCACAGGGCCATGTAGCGGTTACACCCCTCAAGGTGGATTTGACTGACCACGCCAACCTCGGCTACTGGGCCCAAACCGTCAGCCGTATCTCCGCAGCGCCTGTATGA
- a CDS encoding NADPH:quinone oxidoreductase family protein, producing MHAWLCEDPIGVDALNWKQLPTPTPKAGEVLIEIKAASLNFPDILIVQNKYQIKPPLPFVPGAEYAGTVTALGEGVKHLQIGQSVACLSGTGGFGTHTLAPAALCMPLPPGFPMVDAAAFIMIYATSYHALVDRAQLRAGETVLVLGAAGGVGTSAIQIAKAMGARVIAAASSAEKCALCTSLGADTTINYNTENLRDRLKELTGGKGPDVIYDPVGGDITEQAFRSIAWRGRYLVVGFASGPIPALPFNLALLKGASIVGVFWGEFAKREPQANTAMMKELAQWYGQGKIKPAIDRTMPMSELKAAYAHMGSRQVMGKLVLVNDAT from the coding sequence ATGCATGCCTGGCTATGTGAAGACCCCATCGGCGTAGATGCCCTGAACTGGAAACAACTGCCCACCCCCACGCCCAAAGCGGGCGAGGTACTCATAGAGATCAAGGCAGCGAGCCTGAACTTCCCGGACATCCTCATCGTCCAAAACAAGTACCAGATCAAACCACCTTTGCCCTTTGTGCCCGGAGCCGAGTACGCGGGGACGGTAACAGCGCTTGGCGAAGGCGTGAAGCACCTGCAGATCGGCCAATCGGTGGCGTGCCTCAGTGGCACCGGGGGCTTCGGCACCCACACCCTCGCCCCGGCGGCACTGTGCATGCCTCTCCCTCCAGGATTTCCGATGGTGGATGCTGCGGCCTTCATCATGATTTATGCCACGTCCTACCACGCGCTGGTAGACCGGGCCCAGCTGCGCGCGGGCGAAACGGTATTGGTGCTGGGCGCAGCAGGCGGCGTGGGGACATCTGCGATCCAGATCGCCAAGGCCATGGGTGCCCGCGTGATCGCGGCGGCATCCAGCGCCGAGAAGTGCGCGCTATGCACCTCTTTGGGTGCAGATACCACCATCAACTACAACACAGAAAATCTGCGGGACAGACTGAAAGAACTCACCGGAGGAAAAGGGCCGGACGTCATTTACGACCCTGTGGGGGGTGACATCACCGAACAGGCTTTCCGCTCAATTGCGTGGCGCGGACGCTATCTGGTGGTGGGCTTTGCCTCAGGGCCGATTCCTGCATTGCCCTTTAACCTTGCCCTGCTCAAGGGTGCGTCCATCGTAGGTGTGTTTTGGGGCGAGTTCGCCAAACGCGAGCCACAGGCAAATACGGCCATGATGAAAGAACTTGCGCAGTGGTATGGACAAGGAAAAATCAAACCTGCCATCGACCGCACCATGCCAATGTCCGAGTTGAAGGCCGCCTACGCCCACATGGGTTCGCGCCAAGTGATGGGAAAGCTGGTGCTGGTAAACGATGCCACCTAG
- a CDS encoding tyrosine-type recombinase/integrase gives MSKQESRVRLTAGRVEAFTCPTDKPQAFLWDTEAPTLAVRATPTGRKTYVFESRLHGSTIRMTIGTLKDWPIERARLKAQGLKMLVDTGTDPREVEREKQAAAVEKKATAAAKVEAAKVAALTVGEVWGTYIAERRPFWGDLHYRDHIDKAKAGGLPSGRRGGGKQLTKPGPLAALMPLALKDLDQATIEAWAANEGKTRATSARLAWRLLTVFLTWCAEQPTYAALLPAKNPAKTKKAREALGKAGTKTDVLQREQLAAWFAAVQKIQNPVIAACLQMMLLTGARPGEVLALRWEDLNTQWKGIQIRDKVEGTREIPVTPYMLHLLAALPRRNEWVFSSPTSANGCLTEPNTPHTRACKAAGLGRLTLHGLRRSFASLTEWLEVPAGVVAQIQGHKPSATAEKHYKVRPLELLRVHHERIEAWILEQAGIVFDAQAEPGKLRAVS, from the coding sequence ATGAGCAAGCAAGAAAGCCGTGTACGTTTAACTGCTGGCCGGGTGGAGGCCTTCACCTGCCCTACTGACAAGCCCCAAGCCTTCCTATGGGACACCGAAGCGCCGACGCTAGCGGTGCGGGCAACGCCCACGGGCCGCAAAACCTATGTTTTTGAATCACGCCTACACGGTTCAACCATCCGGATGACCATTGGCACCCTGAAAGACTGGCCGATTGAACGGGCGCGACTAAAGGCACAAGGCTTGAAAATGCTGGTTGATACTGGCACAGACCCCCGCGAAGTGGAGCGCGAAAAACAAGCCGCCGCCGTTGAAAAGAAAGCGACTGCCGCTGCAAAGGTGGAAGCCGCCAAAGTTGCCGCCCTCACTGTGGGCGAGGTGTGGGGCACTTATATTGCAGAACGCCGCCCATTCTGGGGTGACCTGCATTACCGTGACCATATCGACAAAGCCAAAGCTGGGGGCTTACCGTCTGGCCGCCGTGGTGGTGGCAAACAACTAACAAAGCCGGGGCCGCTGGCTGCATTGATGCCGCTTGCCCTCAAAGACCTAGACCAAGCAACCATAGAAGCATGGGCCGCCAACGAAGGTAAAACCCGCGCAACGTCTGCCCGGCTTGCATGGCGATTGCTGACGGTGTTTCTAACTTGGTGCGCTGAACAGCCCACATATGCTGCCCTATTGCCAGCAAAGAACCCAGCCAAGACAAAAAAGGCACGCGAAGCATTAGGCAAAGCAGGGACAAAAACGGATGTACTGCAACGCGAACAATTAGCCGCATGGTTTGCCGCCGTGCAAAAGATTCAAAACCCCGTTATTGCTGCCTGCCTTCAAATGATGCTGCTGACTGGCGCAAGACCGGGCGAAGTGCTGGCGCTACGCTGGGAGGATTTAAACACCCAATGGAAGGGCATTCAAATCCGCGACAAGGTGGAGGGCACTCGCGAAATTCCTGTAACACCCTACATGTTGCACCTTCTAGCCGCCCTGCCCCGCCGTAATGAATGGGTGTTTTCCAGCCCCACAAGTGCAAACGGATGCCTAACAGAGCCCAACACACCACACACCCGCGCCTGTAAAGCAGCCGGATTGGGGAGGCTTACCCTGCACGGTCTGCGCCGCTCCTTTGCAAGCCTGACCGAATGGTTAGAGGTGCCTGCTGGAGTAGTGGCACAGATTCAAGGCCACAAGCCAAGCGCCACGGCTGAGAAGCATTACAAGGTGCGCCCGTTGGAACTATTAAGGGTTCACCATGAACGCATAGAAGCGTGGATATTGGAACAGGCCGGGATTGTGTTTGATGCACAGGCCGAACCGGGCAAGCTGCGCGCCGTTAGTTAA
- a CDS encoding SurA N-terminal domain-containing protein: protein MFDFVRKHTKVLMFLMFLLIIPAFVLVGVDGYKSMAGGGATVATVGNAKITQEEWDFAHKNEVDRLRASVPNLDPKLLDSAEARYTTLERLVREKVMAEAVQTAHMTTSNARLARELQQNPTIASLRKPDGTLDMERYRQLAASQGLTPEGFEARVRRDLSLMQVESAVTGTAFSPKALSDLALNAFFERREVQVLRFSPADYASKINPSDADIDAYFQANSALFQSTETANVEYVVLDLEAVKKTVSVNEADLKSYFEQNASRLSAKEERRASHILINAPKDMPAADRAKAKERATALLAQVRKAPDSFAEVAKKNSQDAGSAPRGGDLDFFGRGAMVKPFEDAAFSMKKGEISDLVESDFGFHIIKLAEVKGAKQPTFEEARVSLEPELRAQLAQRKFAEVAEAFTNGVYEQSDSLKPVAERLKLEVKTATNVQRQPLPGAAGPLANPKLLEAIFSTDSLEKKRNTEALELGANQLVSARVVAYSPARPLALNEVKAQVRERLVASRALEQAKKEGTEKLAALQANPSAVAMPAAVTVSRDAAQGLAGAVVDAALKVNPAKLPGFTGTDVGGQGYVVVRVNKVLPRNAVEEAKGKQEQAQYAQWVAASESSAYYESLKQRFKVQIKVPAPGAAKTAQN, encoded by the coding sequence ATGTTTGATTTTGTTCGCAAGCACACGAAGGTCTTGATGTTCCTCATGTTCTTGCTGATCATCCCCGCCTTCGTTCTGGTCGGTGTGGACGGCTACAAGAGCATGGCCGGTGGTGGGGCAACAGTCGCAACCGTTGGCAACGCCAAGATCACGCAAGAGGAGTGGGACTTTGCCCACAAAAATGAGGTGGATCGCCTGCGTGCCTCCGTGCCGAATCTGGACCCCAAATTGTTGGATTCTGCCGAAGCCCGCTACACCACGCTGGAACGCTTGGTTCGTGAAAAGGTCATGGCCGAAGCGGTGCAAACCGCCCACATGACGACCAGCAACGCCCGACTGGCCCGTGAGCTGCAGCAAAACCCCACCATCGCCAGCTTGCGCAAACCTGATGGCACCTTGGACATGGAGCGTTATCGCCAACTGGCTGCGAGCCAAGGACTGACCCCGGAAGGTTTTGAGGCCCGTGTGCGCCGTGATCTGTCCTTGATGCAGGTGGAGTCCGCCGTAACGGGTACCGCGTTTTCTCCGAAGGCACTATCGGACTTGGCTCTGAACGCATTTTTTGAACGCCGTGAAGTACAGGTTTTGCGTTTCAGCCCTGCGGATTACGCTAGCAAAATCAATCCGTCAGATGCCGATATCGATGCTTACTTCCAAGCGAATTCGGCCCTGTTCCAGTCCACTGAAACCGCCAATGTGGAATACGTGGTGCTGGACTTGGAAGCCGTCAAAAAGACAGTGTCTGTGAATGAAGCCGACCTCAAGTCCTATTTTGAGCAAAATGCCAGCCGCTTGAGCGCCAAAGAAGAGCGTCGCGCCAGCCACATCCTGATCAACGCTCCCAAGGACATGCCGGCCGCTGACCGCGCCAAGGCCAAAGAGCGTGCGACGGCTTTGCTGGCCCAAGTGCGCAAGGCGCCGGATTCATTCGCAGAGGTGGCCAAAAAGAACTCTCAAGACGCAGGGTCAGCGCCTCGCGGTGGAGACCTCGATTTCTTCGGCCGTGGCGCGATGGTGAAGCCCTTCGAAGATGCTGCGTTTTCCATGAAGAAGGGCGAAATCAGCGATTTGGTGGAGTCCGATTTCGGCTTCCACATCATCAAGCTGGCAGAAGTGAAGGGTGCAAAGCAGCCCACATTCGAAGAGGCCCGTGTCAGCCTGGAGCCCGAATTGCGCGCTCAATTGGCGCAGCGAAAGTTTGCTGAAGTGGCAGAGGCCTTCACCAATGGCGTGTACGAGCAATCTGACAGCCTGAAGCCTGTTGCCGAGCGTTTGAAGCTGGAAGTCAAAACCGCCACCAATGTGCAGCGCCAGCCCCTGCCCGGCGCAGCCGGCCCCTTGGCGAATCCCAAGTTGTTGGAAGCCATTTTTAGTACCGATTCCCTGGAGAAGAAGCGCAATACCGAAGCTCTGGAGCTGGGCGCTAATCAACTGGTTTCTGCCCGTGTGGTGGCATATAGCCCGGCGCGTCCCTTGGCGCTCAATGAGGTGAAGGCCCAGGTCCGTGAACGTTTGGTGGCAAGCCGCGCTCTTGAGCAGGCCAAAAAAGAGGGCACCGAGAAGCTGGCCGCTTTGCAAGCCAATCCTTCTGCCGTGGCCATGCCCGCCGCTGTCACGGTGTCCCGCGACGCTGCTCAAGGACTGGCAGGTGCTGTGGTGGATGCTGCATTGAAGGTCAATCCGGCCAAGCTACCCGGCTTTACGGGTACAGATGTGGGCGGCCAAGGCTATGTGGTGGTGCGTGTCAACAAGGTGTTGCCACGCAATGCGGTGGAAGAAGCCAAAGGCAAGCAAGAGCAAGCGCAGTATGCGCAATGGGTTGCTGCGTCCGAGAGCAGTGCCTATTATGAAAGCTTGAAGCAGCGTTTCAAGGTGCAAATCAAGGTTCCGGCCCCCGGTGCTGCCAAAACAGCCCAGAATTGA
- a CDS encoding HU family DNA-binding protein — MNKTELIEHIAKHADISKAAATRALESTIGAVKTTLKKGGTVSLVGFGTFAVGKRAARTGRNPRTGAAIKIKAAKVPKFRPGKALKDALN; from the coding sequence GTGAATAAAACAGAATTGATCGAGCACATTGCTAAGCACGCTGACATTTCCAAAGCAGCTGCTACACGCGCTTTGGAATCCACCATCGGCGCAGTGAAGACCACCTTGAAAAAGGGCGGCACAGTGTCCCTCGTGGGTTTTGGTACATTTGCGGTTGGTAAGCGCGCTGCTCGCACAGGTCGCAATCCACGCACCGGCGCTGCGATTAAAATCAAGGCTGCCAAGGTTCCAAAGTTCCGTCCAGGCAAAGCATTGAAAGATGCCCTGAACTGA
- the pgsA gene encoding CDP-diacylglycerol--glycerol-3-phosphate 3-phosphatidyltransferase — MFTTIPTIMTWTRIFAIPLIVGVFYLPDSMASIHERNLVATVMFVVFALTDWLDGYLARKLNQTSSFGAFLDPVADKFLVCACVLVLVHLQRADVFVALIIIGREIAISALREWMAQIGASKSVAVHMIGKLKTVVQMVAIPFLLFDGMLFGLIDTHVWGVWLIWIAAVLTVWSMVYYLQKALPEIRARAQ; from the coding sequence ATGTTTACCACCATCCCCACCATCATGACCTGGACGCGAATTTTCGCGATCCCCCTCATCGTGGGCGTGTTCTATCTGCCCGATAGCATGGCCAGCATCCACGAACGTAATCTGGTCGCCACCGTCATGTTTGTGGTGTTTGCGCTGACAGATTGGTTGGATGGCTACCTGGCTCGCAAGCTCAACCAGACTTCGTCTTTCGGAGCATTCCTCGACCCGGTGGCAGACAAGTTTTTGGTGTGCGCGTGTGTGCTGGTACTGGTGCACTTGCAGCGAGCCGACGTATTTGTGGCCTTGATAATCATCGGCCGTGAAATTGCCATCTCCGCCTTGCGGGAGTGGATGGCGCAGATCGGTGCCAGCAAGAGTGTGGCAGTGCACATGATCGGCAAACTCAAGACCGTGGTGCAGATGGTGGCGATTCCGTTCCTGTTGTTTGACGGTATGTTGTTCGGGCTTATCGACACTCACGTATGGGGTGTCTGGTTGATCTGGATAGCTGCAGTGCTCACCGTGTGGTCCATGGTGTACTACCTGCAAAAGGCCCTTCCGGAAATTCGTGCCCGCGCCCAATAG